In Gemmatimonadota bacterium, the genomic stretch CAGACCTCCGCGAAGCTCTGGCGCCGCAGGTCGCCGGCGACCGCGGGCAGATAGGGACAGGGCGTCAGCTTGCCTTCCGGCGTGATGCGGCAGTACTGCACGCCGCAGGGGCAGCGGGTCTCGTAATTGAGGAGCGGCGAATCGGCAGCGGCCTGGTACGCGTGCCGCATGATCTGCGGCTGGCACTTCGAGCGCACCATCATCCGGCCCCGGTACTCCTGCTCGAGCGCCAGCAGCTCCACCAGCACCTCGTCGTTCTCCCGCGGCTCGAGGCCGCGCATCCCCGCGCCCCGGCCGGTCGCGACCAGGAAATAGACGTTGAAGGCGACGGCGCCACGCTCCGCCGCCCACCCCGCCAGCGCGCTCAGCTCCCGGCGATTCCCTCGCGTGACCGTCGTCTGGATAATGAAGTCGAGCCCCTGGCGCTGCAGCCGCTCGACTGCCGCCAGCGTGTCCACCAGCGCGCCATGGCCATGGCGGAAGCGGTCGTGATACGACGCGTCCAGCGAGTCCACGCTCAGGGCGACACCGCTCACCCCGGCAGACTGGAGGGACCCGATGCGCTCGTCCGTCAGGCGAGTGCCGTTGGTGCC encodes the following:
- a CDS encoding radical SAM protein, whose protein sequence is MIPGRRPATYIPHVVAWNLTRRCNLACAHCYIAAGGWHSAEGELTTAECRRIMGEIVALSRSAAEAAEGAGPGEPLRGGNPAPLFILSGGEPLLREDLEELAAHAVALGATVVVGTNGTRLTDERIGSLQSAGVSGVALSVDSLDASYHDRFRHGHGALVDTLAAVERLQRQGLDFIIQTTVTRGNRRELSALAGWAAERGAVAFNVYFLVATGRGAGMRGLEPRENDEVLVELLALEQEYRGRMMVRSKCQPQIMRHAYQAAADSPLLNYETRCPCGVQYCRITPEGKLTPCPYLPAVAGDLRRQSFAEVWTGSALFRALREGELGGKCGRCEYRKVCGGCRARAFADGGDFLGPDLSCG